In Lactobacillus sp. PV012, one genomic interval encodes:
- a CDS encoding sensor histidine kinase: protein MKLFYQQMLGFFLIIALSIGIIGYSAVHSSSNQAYEQTYSRLEGYAKSLGELAQEDSPVSPSLDENFLNKMQTVMQGEDMSIKFFDLARNQLYPRTVLRVQLPEWITKKVSQGKIVKIKNDHTNKGPAFSNRDAYTSIIYPWRDSKNKIIGYIWIGARVKNVEYMIDQEKRKLITALGVTMLIAIFLSFLLSFYMTKRIQRLSSATKKIADGDFDVTLQAGQVDEIDDLARNFNAMVKALRRSNDEIAAQEKRREEFMADASHEMRTPLTTINGILEGLQYNAIPKEAIPKSIELMQGETKRLIRLVNENLDYEKIRSNKITLLKTKFKAFEVLNNLVVQMSKKAQEKNDKLVLNCPQDLTIYADKDRFTQIMVNLIQNAIQFTKDGVIKITGKHVEHGAQFSVEDTGIGMSDDQKKFIFDRFYKADVSRAKYGSGESGLGLAIVLSLIRQHGGKIEVESDLNKGSKFIVTLYDEGYERFLKKE, encoded by the coding sequence ATGAAACTATTTTATCAGCAAATGTTAGGCTTTTTCTTAATTATTGCGCTTAGTATAGGAATAATTGGTTATTCTGCAGTCCATTCATCAAGTAATCAAGCTTATGAACAGACTTATTCTCGTTTAGAAGGTTATGCGAAATCCTTAGGTGAATTAGCCCAAGAAGATAGTCCAGTTTCTCCTAGTTTAGATGAGAATTTTTTAAATAAAATGCAAACGGTCATGCAAGGTGAAGATATGAGCATTAAATTCTTTGATTTGGCCCGTAATCAACTATATCCCAGGACTGTATTGCGAGTTCAATTACCTGAATGGATAACGAAAAAAGTAAGTCAGGGGAAAATTGTCAAAATAAAGAATGATCATACGAATAAAGGACCAGCTTTTTCAAATCGGGATGCTTATACTAGTATTATTTACCCATGGAGAGATAGTAAAAATAAGATAATTGGCTATATTTGGATTGGTGCAAGAGTTAAGAATGTTGAATATATGATTGATCAAGAAAAAAGAAAATTGATCACGGCTCTAGGTGTTACAATGTTAATTGCGATTTTTTTGAGCTTTCTCTTATCTTTTTATATGACTAAGAGAATTCAACGTCTTTCAAGTGCAACCAAGAAAATTGCTGATGGAGATTTTGATGTAACGCTACAAGCAGGACAAGTGGATGAAATTGATGATCTAGCTAGGAATTTCAATGCGATGGTAAAAGCTCTTAGAAGATCAAATGATGAAATTGCTGCTCAAGAAAAAAGACGGGAAGAATTTATGGCGGATGCTTCGCATGAAATGAGAACCCCATTAACTACAATTAATGGAATCCTCGAAGGATTGCAATATAATGCTATTCCAAAAGAAGCAATTCCTAAGTCGATTGAATTGATGCAAGGAGAAACAAAAAGATTAATTAGACTAGTTAATGAAAATCTGGATTACGAAAAAATTCGAAGTAATAAGATTACTTTATTAAAAACGAAGTTTAAGGCTTTTGAGGTTTTGAATAATTTGGTTGTTCAAATGTCTAAAAAGGCCCAAGAAAAGAATGATAAACTAGTTTTAAATTGTCCACAAGATTTGACTATTTATGCCGATAAGGATAGATTTACGCAAATAATGGTGAATTTAATTCAAAATGCCATTCAATTTACTAAAGATGGAGTAATCAAGATTACAGGAAAGCATGTGGAACATGGGGCACAATTTAGTGTTGAAGATACAGGAATAGGAATGAGTGATGACCAAAAGAAATTTATTTTTGATCGTTTCTATAAGGCTGATGTTTCTCGAGCAAAGTATGGAAGTGGTGAATCTGGTTTAGGATTAGCTATTGTTTTGTCCTTGATTAGACAACATGGGGGGAA
- a CDS encoding response regulator transcription factor: MHILMVEDDKSVAEMMKLFFAKEDWKVTVALDGEEAVTEFKQNPDKYDLITLDLNLPKKDGVEVAKEIRAISQEVPIIILTARDSESDQILGLGMGADEYVTKPFSSLALIARIKALYRRAQLNSQENNGQETDFDVVTKHIKISRERREVFVDNKIVPGLTPKEFDLLITMAQKPKQVFSRDKLLELVWGYEFFGEERTVDAHIKKLRQKLENVGPQMIQTVWGVGYKFDDSEV, encoded by the coding sequence ATGCACATTTTAATGGTTGAAGATGATAAATCAGTTGCAGAAATGATGAAGTTATTTTTTGCAAAAGAAGATTGGAAAGTGACTGTCGCATTAGATGGAGAAGAAGCTGTTACAGAATTTAAGCAAAATCCAGACAAATACGATTTAATAACTTTAGATTTAAATTTACCTAAAAAGGATGGCGTAGAAGTAGCAAAAGAAATTCGAGCTATTTCTCAGGAAGTACCAATAATAATTTTAACGGCTCGAGATTCAGAGAGTGATCAAATTTTAGGATTAGGGATGGGAGCAGATGAATATGTAACTAAGCCCTTTAGTTCTTTAGCTTTGATTGCAAGAATAAAAGCATTGTATCGTCGCGCACAATTAAATTCTCAAGAAAATAATGGACAAGAAACAGATTTTGATGTTGTTACTAAACATATAAAAATCTCACGTGAGCGAAGAGAAGTATTTGTGGACAACAAAATTGTACCCGGCTTAACTCCTAAAGAATTTGATTTATTAATTACAATGGCTCAAAAACCGAAGCAAGTTTTTTCACGTGATAAGTTACTAGAACTAGTGTGGGGATATGAATTCTTTGGTGAAGAAAGAACCGTTGATGCTCATATTAAAAAGCTACGCCAAAAATTGGAAAATGTAGGACCTCAGATGATTCAAACAGTATGGGGAGTAGGCTATAAATTTGATGATTCAGAGGTTTAG
- the manA gene encoding mannose-6-phosphate isomerase, class I has product MREPIFLTPAFRQKIWGGRKLKTELNYNIPEGSVGEAWVISAYKDNSSVVSSGKYKGVTLRKLYQDHPELFGNPEDKEFPLLVKFLDANDNLSVQVHPDDEYARIHENDSGKTESWYVLHAEPGAQLIYGHNAKNKEELKKMIDSGEWEELFHYVPVKTGDFFYVPAGTVHALTKGIMVIETQQSSDVTYRLYDWDRVDEKTGKKRKLHIDKSLDTIKVPFENPNIAPVVKNIKDAKITILAKPPLSPHFYLWQIDINGKFDWSLDQHPYLLVSVIQGEGKFISDDKEYQIKLGTNFIIPNGLKKFTFIGKNLRLVVSAPVDDGTSKKEKN; this is encoded by the coding sequence ATGAGAGAACCGATCTTCTTAACACCAGCTTTTAGACAGAAAATCTGGGGTGGAAGGAAATTAAAAACAGAATTAAATTATAATATTCCAGAAGGAAGTGTTGGAGAGGCTTGGGTTATTTCAGCCTATAAAGATAATTCTTCAGTAGTGTCTAGTGGAAAATATAAGGGAGTAACTCTTAGAAAATTATATCAAGACCATCCAGAGTTATTTGGTAATCCAGAAGATAAGGAGTTTCCTTTACTAGTAAAATTTTTAGATGCAAATGATAATTTATCGGTGCAAGTGCATCCAGATGATGAATATGCAAGAATACATGAAAATGATTCTGGAAAAACTGAAAGTTGGTACGTCTTACATGCTGAACCAGGTGCTCAGCTAATATATGGCCACAATGCTAAAAATAAAGAAGAATTAAAGAAAATGATAGACAGTGGGGAATGGGAAGAATTATTTCATTATGTTCCAGTTAAAACAGGTGATTTTTTCTATGTACCTGCTGGTACTGTCCATGCTCTAACTAAAGGAATTATGGTAATTGAAACCCAGCAATCAAGTGATGTAACCTACCGCCTTTACGATTGGGATCGGGTTGATGAGAAAACCGGAAAGAAAAGAAAGCTTCATATTGATAAATCTCTGGATACAATAAAAGTACCATTTGAGAATCCAAACATTGCTCCAGTGGTTAAAAATATTAAAGATGCCAAGATTACCATACTGGCTAAACCTCCTTTGTCACCACATTTTTATTTATGGCAAATTGATATAAATGGTAAATTTGACTGGTCACTAGATCAACATCCTTATTTGTTAGTCTCTGTAATTCAGGGAGAAGGTAAATTTATTAGCGATGACAAAGAGTATCAAATAAAGTTGGGTACAAATTTTATTATTCCAAATGGATTAAAAAAGTTCACATTTATTGGTAAAAATTTACGTTTAGTTGTTTCAGCACCAGTCGATGATGGTACAAGTAAGAAAGAGAAAAATTAA
- a CDS encoding acetate/propionate family kinase yields the protein MKKILAVNSGSSSFKYKLFAYPEEKVIASGMADSVGLPNSVFKLKLADGTTYEEKKDIPNQEAAVQKLLSWLKKYKVINDLSELGGIGHRVVAGGEEFKDSTIITQDNIWKIYDMSDYAPLHNAAEADGIYAFMKVLPDVPEVAVFDTSFHQTLDPVQYLYSVSYDYYLKYRARKYGAHGTSVRYVVNRAAELLNKPVEDLKMIVCHLGSGASVTAVKNGKSFDTSMGFSPVAGLTMSTRSGDIDPSVVQFIMKKTKITKFDDAINLLNNDSGLAGISGVSPDMREIRAEAEKGNRRAQLALDIFVNRIVRYIGEYFVEMGGADVLIFTAGIGENEVPIRKAILEQLHDSLGVVIDEKENAENGEKVITKPESKITGMIVPTNEELMIARDVVRLTEE from the coding sequence ATGAAGAAGATTTTAGCAGTTAATTCAGGGAGTTCATCATTTAAATATAAATTATTTGCTTATCCAGAAGAAAAGGTTATTGCTTCTGGAATGGCAGATAGTGTAGGATTACCTAATTCTGTATTTAAGCTGAAATTAGCAGATGGGACAACTTATGAAGAAAAAAAGGATATCCCTAATCAAGAAGCTGCAGTTCAAAAATTATTAAGTTGGTTAAAAAAATATAAAGTAATTAATGACTTGTCTGAGCTAGGTGGTATTGGACATCGTGTAGTTGCTGGTGGGGAAGAGTTTAAGGATAGTACCATTATTACTCAAGATAATATTTGGAAAATCTATGATATGTCAGATTATGCTCCACTTCACAATGCAGCTGAAGCTGATGGAATTTATGCTTTTATGAAAGTTTTACCGGATGTACCAGAGGTAGCCGTCTTTGATACCTCATTTCATCAAACTTTAGATCCAGTGCAATATCTATACTCTGTTTCATATGATTACTATTTAAAATATCGTGCACGTAAATATGGTGCTCACGGTACTTCTGTACGATATGTCGTAAATAGAGCAGCAGAGCTTTTAAATAAACCAGTAGAGGACTTAAAAATGATTGTTTGCCACTTAGGGAGTGGTGCTTCTGTAACAGCTGTAAAAAACGGGAAATCATTTGATACTTCAATGGGATTTAGTCCGGTGGCTGGGTTAACAATGAGCACTCGAAGTGGTGATATCGATCCTTCAGTAGTCCAATTTATTATGAAGAAAACAAAAATCACTAAATTTGATGATGCAATTAATCTCTTGAACAACGATTCTGGACTAGCAGGAATTTCAGGTGTATCGCCAGATATGCGTGAAATACGTGCAGAAGCTGAAAAAGGTAATCGTCGTGCGCAATTAGCATTGGATATTTTTGTTAATCGAATTGTACGTTACATTGGTGAATACTTTGTTGAGATGGGCGGAGCAGATGTTTTAATTTTTACAGCAGGAATTGGTGAAAATGAAGTACCAATTAGAAAAGCAATTCTTGAACAATTGCATGACTCTTTAGGAGTAGTTATTGATGAGAAAGAAAATGCTGAAAATGGTGAAAAAGTAATTACTAAACCTGAATCTAAGATTACAGGAATGATTGTTCCAACTAATGAAGAGTTAATGATTGCTCGTGATGTAGTTCGGCTAACAGAAGAATAA
- a CDS encoding class I SAM-dependent methyltransferase, with translation MQKQNLETLYPKFEKAIKILKDDLNVSFSSALTETFDNLENGKIKVEAGAPAKETVAQLTEAYRKLQYEDIPKKEKMQVFTLLALKSISEDGRNYTQMPTPPIIATIIALIWQKIVPRDFTHVIDPTIGTGNLLYSVIEQLIANNHSQNNYQLYGIDNDETLLDLADVGAHLDDLKIELYRQDALDSWMIPKADVILSDLPVGYYPLDNNAQKFELHANEGHSLAHKLLIEQIINNLRPDGFAFLVVPKLLFTDDGALTFMPWLAKKVNIQAIIDLPEKMFSKQGHEKSILVFQNHGEMAKQKEVLVAQLSSLKDPQSLVKFNMRLNDWYNKNN, from the coding sequence ATGCAAAAACAAAATTTGGAAACATTATATCCAAAATTCGAAAAAGCAATTAAAATTTTAAAAGACGATTTAAATGTCTCATTTTCATCTGCATTAACAGAAACTTTTGATAATTTAGAAAACGGTAAGATTAAAGTAGAAGCAGGTGCACCTGCTAAGGAAACTGTCGCTCAATTAACTGAAGCTTATCGTAAACTTCAGTATGAAGACATTCCAAAAAAAGAGAAAATGCAAGTATTCACTTTGCTAGCATTAAAGTCAATTAGTGAAGATGGACGAAACTATACGCAAATGCCAACGCCACCTATTATTGCAACAATTATTGCCTTAATTTGGCAAAAAATTGTGCCAAGAGATTTTACTCATGTCATTGATCCAACAATTGGAACAGGAAACCTACTTTATTCTGTAATTGAGCAATTAATTGCTAATAATCATTCTCAAAATAATTATCAACTTTATGGTATTGACAATGATGAAACATTGTTAGATTTAGCTGATGTGGGAGCGCACTTAGATGATTTAAAAATTGAATTGTATCGTCAAGATGCACTAGATAGCTGGATGATTCCCAAAGCAGATGTTATCTTGAGTGATTTACCTGTTGGATATTATCCATTAGATAACAATGCACAAAAATTCGAATTACATGCTAATGAAGGCCATTCACTGGCCCATAAACTTTTAATTGAACAAATTATCAATAATTTAAGGCCAGATGGCTTTGCCTTTTTAGTGGTACCTAAGCTTCTTTTCACAGATGATGGAGCTTTAACTTTTATGCCATGGCTTGCAAAAAAAGTGAATATTCAAGCAATTATTGATTTGCCAGAAAAAATGTTTAGTAAGCAGGGACATGAAAAGTCAATTTTAGTTTTTCAAAATCATGGCGAGATGGCGAAACAAAAAGAAGTACTGGTTGCACAATTATCCTCTTTAAAAGATCCCCAATCCTTAGTAAAATTTAATATGAGACTAAATGATTGGTACAATAAAAATAATTAA
- a CDS encoding competence type IV pilus minor pilin ComGF, giving the protein MLNKKCTGFTLAEAMLAILITVFCMQILYSTLYLIKHSDKNKEPINEVAYAYVQMNNFLKENKHTEIDLNRSNSQRIILKVLDEKSSIKEPVFKRYVITGYQDMIRMQGIAGGHVPLILNVTRVSFSYHKTNFKISFNEEKKGNSELIFQVDEPLKVKNDDSHKEKVNEKQKENKS; this is encoded by the coding sequence ATGTTAAATAAAAAATGTACTGGTTTTACCTTAGCTGAAGCTATGCTAGCGATTTTGATTACAGTCTTTTGCATGCAAATTCTCTATTCAACTTTGTATCTTATAAAACACAGTGATAAGAATAAAGAACCAATAAATGAAGTAGCATATGCGTATGTTCAAATGAATAATTTTTTGAAAGAAAATAAGCATACAGAAATTGATTTAAATCGTTCAAATTCACAAAGAATTATTTTAAAAGTTTTAGATGAAAAATCTTCAATTAAGGAACCAGTTTTTAAACGGTATGTAATTACAGGCTATCAAGACATGATAAGGATGCAGGGAATAGCGGGTGGACATGTACCATTAATTTTAAATGTTACAAGAGTCAGCTTTTCTTATCATAAAACGAACTTTAAAATATCGTTTAACGAGGAAAAGAAAGGTAACTCAGAGTTAATCTTTCAGGTAGATGAGCCTTTAAAAGTTAAAAATGACGATAGTCATAAGGAAAAAGTAAATGAAAAGCAAAAAGAAAATAAAAGCTAG
- a CDS encoding type II secretion system protein, which translates to MMNRQNGFLLLESSVSLLMACLGLVLLFTTYGQTKKIENKMDKRVDRAYAYYVLSQTKVDKLVVHDHIYRQASGKKIFDQTEEQVYDVK; encoded by the coding sequence TTGATGAATAGGCAAAATGGTTTTTTACTTTTAGAATCAAGTGTTTCGCTATTGATGGCTTGCTTAGGACTAGTTCTCTTGTTTACTACTTACGGTCAAACTAAAAAAATAGAAAATAAAATGGATAAAAGAGTAGATCGAGCGTATGCATATTATGTCTTATCGCAGACTAAAGTAGATAAGCTTGTAGTTCATGATCACATTTATCGACAAGCATCAGGAAAGAAAATATTTGATCAAACAGAAGAGCAAGTTTACGATGTTAAATAA
- a CDS encoding type II secretion system protein translates to MVHKSKGFTLIEAIVITAVVTLLSLVGTVYLKGYQENLELVGARRQVRMVINEACHEAVIKKSMRRINFSTETHQLSVGRSFSNTSPMDTFENKKISFGKNIMIYNLDGMLISSNGTINPRTIVIKNKNKKLKVKVQMMWGKMIDE, encoded by the coding sequence GTGGTCCACAAAAGTAAAGGATTTACTTTAATTGAAGCCATTGTAATTACCGCAGTAGTAACTTTACTCTCGCTAGTCGGAACAGTTTATTTAAAAGGCTATCAAGAAAATCTAGAGTTGGTAGGTGCTCGTAGACAAGTTAGAATGGTAATTAATGAAGCATGCCATGAAGCTGTCATAAAAAAATCTATGAGACGAATTAATTTTTCTACAGAGACGCACCAATTATCTGTGGGAAGAAGTTTTTCAAATACCTCACCAATGGATACATTTGAAAATAAAAAAATATCATTTGGGAAGAATATTATGATCTACAATCTTGACGGCATGCTTATTTCTTCGAATGGCACCATAAATCCTCGCACAATTGTTATTAAAAATAAAAATAAGAAATTAAAGGTAAAAGTGCAAATGATGTGGGGGAAAATGATTGATGAATAG
- the comGC gene encoding competence type IV pilus major pilin ComGC, which translates to MNKFTRKIKKAKGFTLIEMVVVVAIIAILLLLVVPNVVKQKQHAQERTNEAFKTTLQTQVELSEKKDAKWEDLEADGYLTKKQVERANKEGYTLKDGEVSGPQK; encoded by the coding sequence ATGAATAAATTTACTAGAAAAATTAAAAAAGCTAAAGGGTTTACATTAATTGAAATGGTTGTAGTAGTAGCAATTATTGCAATTTTACTATTGTTGGTTGTGCCAAATGTAGTAAAGCAAAAACAACATGCTCAAGAAAGAACAAATGAGGCTTTTAAAACAACACTTCAAACTCAAGTGGAACTTTCAGAAAAGAAAGACGCAAAATGGGAAGACTTGGAAGCAGATGGCTATTTAACTAAAAAGCAAGTAGAGCGTGCAAATAAAGAGGGATACACATTGAAAGATGGCGAAGTAAGTGGTCCACAAAAGTAA
- a CDS encoding type II secretion system F family protein → MRGPSLLLKTDKLSSKEQLIFLEYLRQTLKNGFSLNASFKLMPEIWPAKKEILIKINEKLEKGEKLSNLLLELGFSKTIATQINLALIQGSLEDCVTQLVVLTRLKIKQMKKIRGELAYPAVLVTMMLILLGLMQTFLKNEIMVSDNTSDILFGIIIGAVVALIIIIGQVLILLRKQDYYALKNLRKYPIIGKAVILYVQYLVTYDLCLLLKNGFSLQQMCFLFQGQTKGSMQQVLGEKVRQKIEEGESLVEIIDQEIFLPQGLKMLVQTGSTKSENAKRCLILGKTLYYELTLRINKMVVNVQPICFIFIGACILGMYLKILLPMYSTMQNI, encoded by the coding sequence ATGAGAGGACCTTCTCTGCTTTTAAAAACGGATAAATTATCTAGTAAAGAACAACTAATTTTCTTAGAATACTTACGACAAACTTTAAAGAATGGCTTTTCATTAAATGCTAGTTTTAAATTAATGCCAGAAATTTGGCCAGCTAAGAAAGAAATATTAATTAAAATAAATGAGAAATTAGAAAAGGGTGAAAAGTTGAGTAATCTTCTATTGGAATTAGGTTTTTCTAAAACAATTGCTACGCAGATAAATCTGGCTTTGATTCAAGGAAGTTTAGAAGATTGTGTTACTCAATTAGTAGTTTTAACTAGATTAAAAATTAAACAGATGAAAAAAATTAGGGGAGAGTTGGCTTATCCAGCTGTTTTAGTGACGATGATGTTAATCCTACTTGGATTAATGCAAACATTTTTAAAAAATGAAATAATGGTTAGTGATAATACAAGTGATATTTTATTTGGGATAATCATTGGAGCAGTTGTAGCCTTAATTATAATTATTGGACAAGTTTTGATTTTATTACGTAAGCAAGATTATTATGCGTTAAAGAACTTAAGAAAATACCCCATAATTGGTAAAGCGGTGATTCTGTATGTCCAGTATTTAGTAACTTATGATCTTTGTTTACTTTTAAAAAATGGCTTTTCATTACAACAAATGTGCTTTCTTTTTCAGGGACAAACTAAAGGATCAATGCAACAAGTTTTGGGTGAAAAGGTCCGTCAGAAGATAGAGGAAGGAGAGTCTTTAGTAGAAATTATTGATCAAGAAATATTTTTGCCTCAGGGATTAAAGATGCTAGTTCAGACAGGATCAACAAAATCTGAAAATGCAAAGCGATGTTTAATACTAGGAAAAACTTTATATTATGAACTAACATTGAGAATTAACAAAATGGTTGTTAATGTCCAACCGATTTGTTTTATATTCATTGGGGCCTGTATCTTAGGGATGTATTTAAAAATTCTTTTACCAATGTATTCAACTATGCAAAACATTTAA
- the comGA gene encoding competence type IV pilus ATPase ComGA yields MEIAKIAESILLSACEKKVSDIFIVPYSNTYQLNFRLMSGISKFKEISLETGKELLNFFKFHSEMDIAEHRRPQVGSWIKKVGKQEIFLRFSSIGNFTDQESMVIRLIYPRHENNYFYSDQLEEMVKLAALRGMIITSGPTGSGKTSTMYEIARRLGKEKMVMTIEDPVEIWHPSFLQTQVNSAAGIFYPDLLKAALRHRPDILIIGEIRDKETARIAVNAALSGHLVLATVHAKSTFQTIARLKGLGISKPELENSLTAVSYQRLFPNRQGKLSCLIDIASQEELAISILESKDRQIQFNQWEKNLMNLRKRGEIDERTFSAFKNG; encoded by the coding sequence ATGGAGATAGCCAAAATAGCAGAGAGTATTTTATTATCTGCTTGTGAAAAGAAAGTAAGCGACATATTTATTGTGCCTTATAGCAATACTTATCAACTAAACTTCAGATTGATGAGTGGAATTAGTAAATTTAAGGAGATTAGTTTAGAGACAGGAAAAGAATTACTAAACTTTTTTAAATTTCATAGTGAGATGGATATTGCAGAACATCGTCGTCCTCAAGTAGGGTCTTGGATTAAAAAAGTTGGGAAGCAAGAAATTTTTTTAAGATTTTCAAGTATAGGAAATTTTACTGATCAGGAATCAATGGTAATTCGTTTAATTTATCCGCGTCATGAAAATAACTATTTTTATAGTGACCAACTTGAAGAGATGGTTAAGTTAGCTGCATTAAGAGGAATGATCATAACCAGTGGTCCTACAGGATCTGGTAAAACTTCAACAATGTATGAGATAGCAAGGCGACTTGGGAAAGAGAAAATGGTAATGACAATTGAAGATCCAGTTGAAATTTGGCATCCTTCCTTTTTACAGACGCAAGTTAATTCAGCAGCGGGGATATTTTATCCAGATCTTTTGAAAGCTGCCTTACGACATCGTCCGGATATTTTAATTATTGGCGAAATTAGAGATAAAGAAACTGCCAGAATTGCTGTTAATGCGGCTTTAAGCGGGCACTTAGTATTGGCCACGGTTCACGCAAAAAGTACCTTTCAAACTATAGCTCGTTTAAAGGGATTGGGGATAAGCAAGCCAGAATTAGAGAATTCTTTAACAGCGGTGTCATATCAGAGGTTATTTCCAAATCGGCAAGGAAAACTAAGTTGTTTAATTGATATTGCTAGTCAAGAAGAATTAGCAATATCAATTTTGGAATCAAAAGACAGGCAAATCCAATTTAATCAGTGGGAGAAAAATTTAATGAATTTAAGGAAAAGGGGTGAAATCGATGAGAGGACCTTCTCTGCTTTTAAAAACGGATAA
- a CDS encoding YebC/PmpR family DNA-binding transcriptional regulator: MSGHSKWHNIQGRKNAQDAKRGKVFQKLSREIYMAAKSGGPDPSGNPSLRLVMDKARAANMPKSNIERAIKKAEGGSDEHYDEITYEGYAPGGVAVLVEALTDNKNRTASDVRVAFTRNGGSLGATGSVAYMFDRKGYIVIDRSTTDADEDQVLLDVMDAGGDDLQTSEDAFEIYTDPKQFTAVRDGLEKAGYKLANAELTMIPQNTTPVPEDKKEQFEHLIDALEDSDDVSNVYTAAADDE, translated from the coding sequence ATGTCAGGACATTCAAAATGGCACAATATTCAAGGCCGCAAGAATGCGCAAGACGCTAAAAGAGGTAAGGTTTTCCAAAAGTTATCTCGTGAAATTTATATGGCTGCAAAGAGTGGTGGTCCTGACCCTTCAGGGAATCCAAGCTTACGTTTAGTGATGGATAAGGCACGTGCAGCTAATATGCCTAAGAGTAATATTGAACGTGCTATTAAAAAAGCCGAAGGTGGCTCAGATGAACATTACGATGAAATCACCTATGAAGGCTATGCTCCAGGTGGGGTTGCAGTTTTAGTAGAAGCTTTAACTGATAACAAGAATAGAACTGCTTCTGATGTACGTGTAGCCTTTACTCGTAATGGTGGTTCACTTGGTGCAACTGGTTCTGTTGCTTATATGTTTGATCGTAAGGGTTATATTGTGATTGATCGTTCAACTACTGATGCTGACGAAGATCAAGTGTTGCTTGATGTAATGGATGCAGGTGGTGATGATCTTCAAACTAGTGAAGATGCATTTGAAATCTATACTGATCCTAAGCAATTCACTGCTGTACGTGACGGTTTAGAAAAAGCTGGCTATAAGTTGGCTAATGCTGAATTAACTATGATTCCTCAAAATACCACTCCAGTTCCAGAAGATAAAAAGGAACAATTTGAACATTTAATTGATGCGTTAGAAGATAGCGATGATGTTTCTAATGTTTATACTGCAGCTGCAGATGACGAATAA
- a CDS encoding VanZ family protein → MICILIGLFISSSMTYHQQEMKPGFIHRHFGWLENIVGHWNIYYQDRWHNAKADNGIAGMTQFVMRKMAHFGTYFFLGLFSCIGLDRLFKKWSGPLFIWLGIIMLAGIDEFHQMLTGDRTPSLWDVALDSSGALLAILICIIFYSIRKKKAQK, encoded by the coding sequence ATGATTTGTATTTTAATTGGGCTATTTATTTCAAGTTCAATGACATATCATCAGCAAGAAATGAAACCAGGGTTTATTCATCGTCATTTTGGGTGGCTTGAAAATATTGTGGGTCATTGGAATATCTATTATCAAGACCGGTGGCACAATGCAAAAGCAGATAATGGGATTGCGGGGATGACCCAATTTGTAATGCGAAAGATGGCACATTTTGGAACCTACTTTTTTCTTGGTTTGTTTAGTTGCATAGGATTAGATCGCTTATTTAAAAAGTGGAGTGGTCCACTATTTATTTGGTTAGGAATAATTATGCTAGCTGGAATTGATGAATTTCATCAAATGTTAACTGGAGATCGTACTCCTAGTTTGTGGGATGTAGCACTTGATTCATCAGGAGCACTACTAGCTATTTTAATTTGTATTATTTTTTATAGTATTCGAAAAAAGAAAGCCCAAAAGTAA